A single window of Watersipora subatra chromosome 9, tzWatSuba1.1, whole genome shotgun sequence DNA harbors:
- the LOC137403971 gene encoding alanine--glyoxylate aminotransferase-like — MHYQSVSAAPEVLLRPITVPHKVLMGPGPSSSSPRVLAAGSLPLLGHLHSEFVQIMDECKAGIQYLFQTQNKMTLAATATGHGAMEMACGNMVEPGDKVLVATNGIWGSRFTEMVRRHGGCPVIIEKQGKAFTHDEIERALAVNKPQLMFITHSESSSGLLQPVTNLGHLCHKYNCLLIVDSVASAGGVPLFMDKWGIDVLYTGSQKCLSSTPVPSPISFSDRAYQRFLNRKSKPVSYYFDLEALANYWGCDGAPVRRYHHTGAIAAMYSLRESLAVLAEEGLVNSWKRHADCAERLRNGVRRLGLELFIPEPDHRLPTILAIVVPPGVDWKAVSAHFMKKYRLEVSGGLGPTAGKIWRVGLMGYNATLQNVDKFLQVFQESLKLQGYSPSRL, encoded by the exons ATGCATTACCAGTCGGTCTCAGCTGCTCCAGAAGTCCTTCTTAGACCTATTACGGTGCCGCACAAGGTACTCATGGGGCCGGGACCATCAAGCTCTTCTCCCAGGGTTCTTGCTGCTGGAAGTCTACCCTTGCTTGGACACCTACATAGTGAGTTTGTGCAG ATAATGGATGAGTGCAAGGCAGGGATACAGTATTTGTTCCAAACTCAGAACAAGATGACACTCGCTGCCACAGCAACTG GACATGGAGCAATGGAGATGGCATGTGGTAACATGGTGGAGCCAGGAGACAAGGTGCTCGTGGCAACTAACGGAATCTGGGGCAGTCGCTTTACTGAGATGGTTCGGCGACACG GTGGATGCCCTGTAATCATTGAAAAACAAGGAAAGGCTTTTACACATGATGAAATTGAAAGG GCGCTGGCAGTTAACAAGCCTCAACTGATGTTTATCACCCACTCAGAATCCTCATCTGGCCTCCTCCAACCCGTCACCAACCTCGGACACCTTTGTCACAA GTACAACTGTCTTCTTATAGTAGATTCAGTGGCTAGTGCTGGAGGAGTACCATTGTTCATGGACAAATGGG GGATTGATGTGCTGTACACGGGCAGCCAAAAGTGTCTGAGTTCCACTCCAGTTCCCTCTCCAATCTCCTTCAGCGACCGAGCCTATCAGCGTTTCCTCAACAGAAAGTCTAAACCTGTCTCATACTATTTTGATCTAGAAGCACTGGCCAACTATTGGGGGTGTGACGGAGCACCCGTAAGACG CTACCATCACACCGGTGCAATAGCAGCCATGTACTCCTTAAGAGAAAGTCTGGCTGTCTTAGCAGAGGAAGGTCTTGTCAACTCTTGGAAGCGACACGCAGATTGTGCAGAGCGTCTTAGAAATGGAGTACGACGTCTAGGCTTGGAGTTGTTCATCCCTGAACCT gATCACAGGCTACCAACGATACTAGCGATTGTTGTACCTCCTGGAGTAGATTGGAAAGCCGTTTCTGcacatttcatgaaaaa GTATCGATTGGAAGTGAGCGGAGGTCTCGGTCCAACCGCAGGCAAGATATGGAGGGTAGGACTCATGGGCTACAACGCTACTCTTCAGAATGTAGATAAATTCCTTCAAGTCTTCCAAGAGTCTCTTAAACTACAAGGCTACTCTCCCAGCCGGCTCTAG